The region GTGTGTACAGCTCACCGTGGAATATACATTACCTTTTCAAACtctgtatatttttatctattATACTTGGAGTGCAGTAATTAACTGGTAATTTTTGCATTTTGAGGAACAATAGCATACAAAAATGCAGTGCAGTGTCTATTCCACGATGAACTATGAACAGAATACGTATTACATTGTATAATTGCGTGTTTGACGATTATATAGAATTTTAAAGTGATTTAACAGAAGCTAAAATTACTTTTGGTTTTAGTACATTTTAATAAAGATTTGATCATtacaattattacaatttatacagTTGTGAAGGTGGGTATTTAGTTACTGTTAAGTCATAAAAGCATCctgttgaattttatcacttatattatacatagaaCTAccagagtgaaaaaatttaacgggAAGTTTGCCATGCATCTCCTAGTACCTAGCTGTCGTCGAGTCGTTGATAGACAaagcatatgtatattttttttatattcatttaccTATTACTTCTCTGTTTTTTCcttcgaataattttatttttgctgtATATTTCTtaggtatatataattatatacatgtatacatataaatattcttttttttcctaattttcgCCTTGCCAtgttttttgcgatttttagTTTTTGGTACTAACACTAGTTTAAATAGAGGAATATATCCTGAACAGGTGGGTAGTCAAGGTATTACCAAAATCTCTGTTTTGTATTACATGTTAATCGTATGGAATCACTTTTAAATTTGTTATGTATCCATAGCATAGAATTTGACTATCTTATAATCATTCTACTTTATTTTTCCCCATGTAGTCTCACTGTCAACACTGATGAATGATATTATCATTTTGATACTTCAGGCATGCTCAGTTTCTCGTTTGTCATTGTATCCAAAATTctgaacaatattttaactATCCATCAGTATATTTCGTCTAACCAAGAGATTATTTAGTTCTGTAGACACCAGAAACTCAGTATAGTACATAACATGTGATCATACTTTATCCAATGAGATAGGAAATAAATTCGGCAATTACTGATATTGATTACTATTTACCTGAAAAAAGGCATTGAACAAGTTTTTTGACATATACTTTCTCAACTATTTCTGTTGTAACTTCGCACATTTAGTTGTAAAAGCCAatgatttaataaatttttattagtCCCTATTTCAACATTGGCAAAATTCTAAGCTATGGAATCAACGTTATGAATTCTGTGCggagttgaaaaatcgaaaataaaattgtcggGTCACAATTACtgtttgtaataaattgacgAATCAGTGGATGCTAAGAGCGAACAGTGCAGGCTAATACATGTGCAAACAAACAAGATTATACATTTACCTGAGGTTCGTTCTTGACATTAATTCTTTGCTATATTAGCACACTGTTCactaaaacaatttttttcggtATCATTACTTCTGCCGTGAAAATCAGTAAGTTATAAACAATCGTAATTGAAATCCCAGCCCTCTCTGAATATAAAACCTCGTAACAATTATTGTATTGTTTCTGTCATGTACATTGTTGATTTTGATGAACCAGTAACATTTGAAGTAGTTGACATATTTCCTATCTCACTGAATTTACTATTGTTTGAAGCATGGATGCACACACCCATATATACAGAAGAACAAGAACTCTCTTCCACTATTCCTAAACGTCCTActagtgaaaaattcaacgaaatatTCAAAGTCTATCGTCGACTCTTCAAACAGTTATTAAatctaattatttattttctgctGGCTGATATTTGACAGACTATATTTTTGGTACGCCACAGTTCATATTGTGCTTGCTTTTGAATGATGCAACTCCTATTGCTTAATCATTTTTCGTAGATATTCTATAACAATGCCTTCTCGGTCCCTTCATTATAGCCAATTGAAAATGACCACAATTACTGTTAAACTTGTTAATTAACGAATGATACAAAACCGTAAAACAAGATATCTGCGCTCACATATGTAAATCTATGTGCATCCAAATTCTAAGTAGACTCtatcaaaaataatattcaccACAATGTTTCTAAATAAAGTACGTGTGCAAGTAAATTCagttcaattaaaaaataaaagtagcTCTATAATCTATTGCAGATAAAGTCGTTATTGTAATTAGAGATTGCTATCAGATGATAATTTcttaaaggaaaaaaaaatatcgaaggCCTTGTttgtttgtataatttttttagtagCAAGTAAGTAGACTAACATACAGAAAAACACAACTGAGCCACTACCGAAAATATACTCTACAATTGTCAGCATCAGCTTTCTGTGGTATAATTCATTGACGGTCTTTTATGACGGTTGTTGCAGCGACCGTGCGAGTGACTCTGCGTAGGCGGGCCGACGCTAATCCCCAGTAGAAAAACAAGTTAGGTACTATACTATACCTAATCTAGTAAATCTGTCCATTTGACCACATAAAACCAGAACCTTGCCAATGTACCACATACACTTACCCTTGTTTTCTCAAACAACTGTTCTCTTCGATATTAGTGATAATGTATCAAGTTCATGCTGCATCGGATAGAAAAATTGTACACGAACAAGACATAAAGGCGACGAATCGAAAATTTCTGCCATCTACTTTAAACATTTGTTCGAGAAATAAATACCAAGAAATATTACACAATGCTAACTGCTGTGAACCTTTGAGCTGAAAATCTGTTTTGTTCGTAAACccttgttgaaaataaaagatataTTTGTTCATGATTTGATTTATcctggaaaatattattcatgaCAAAACAAGCTTGACTGTGTACGAAATATTATCGAAACGATTATAAATGCAAATGGTCCATTTTTATATCGATTTGTCTCCTAAGACTCGTTAAACGTtctgtatttttcattattttctttcattgaaACCGCTATAAATCATCGCTAGCTAGATGTCCGAAAAGTGATTTTCAGGATAAATCATGTACGAGGCCTAAACATCATACACcatgtgtatataaattgaatattgcaTCTGCAGTCTTTGAAGTAATCTTGTTATAGGAAATTTATAATGATAGTTACGTAATTGTGTAATACAAGAAAGGACTAACTGTTCCTGACTTCTCAATCTGAACTGGCTAATACTTGTTGTGTTTTTAGAGTTTAAATAACAATGTTTTATCGTTTCACAATTCGCTCTCAGCATGGTTTATTAATGCTATTTATAGTGTACTAAACAACCTATTTATGTATGAAGAAGTAAATTATGCTACGCTCatgtaaaatttcttttacctGATATTGAGATTCATCGTTCTAGTAGTTTATCACATTGTAATGCCGTTATAGGTGTAATACACAATACTACCGTAATTCGGAATGAGCATCTATGTTAATTTCATGTGACGTTTCCACGTTCGGATGTATGggacattttcatttctttatatcaatatacatacatcttTGATTCAAGCAGTTGAGTACATTTTCCACAGTAGTTTTCCAGTAACAGAAATCTTCCATTTTCTACGCAATCATAAAATGAAGTAATTCTTAGTGTTACATTTAGATGTTTGAAACGTATACATCATTTAAGTTGTCATTATGTAATAGTATTTAAAGCGTAGATAACGAtgtgagaaaatttccaaGACATATATGaagttatttattaattttttcgagaGATTTTATAGGAGAGTTTATGTACGTACAAATAAACGAGTGTACATACTCAAAACATAATTTGCTTTTCTGTATATCCTTATAAATATCCATTACAGGTGGTGATATATGAGCTGCATGCCATTAGCAACATttttatatgaatttttcagataaaaatcAGCACGAAAACACCGATGCCGAGGTATCGCAAATTCGGAAGCAGGCGCAAGAAACATTAGAGCAAAACTTCACGCCGAGCTTAGCACGCAGGTTGAGTAGACATTTCATTGAACAAACAAGGCAATCGTTACCCAGATCTCCATCGATACCTCGCGAGAAAAACTATCAATCGCCTACtcaaaaaatgatgaattcaCTCGAAGGCTCCGATATAGAAAGTCAAAATCCCAGCTCTACAACGTCGGATCAAACAGAATACAGAGGAAAATCAGCTGAAAGAAACATCAAGAGATCGAACAGTTTATTGGTATCGCGGGACCTGGCTGACAAGCTAGATTACCGATCACCTAGAAGAAGCGTCAGCCTATTTGAGGATGATGATAAATCACTACCACCGTTACCTAGACACGTCATGACGCTTGGTAGGAAATACAGAGATTCAGGGAAACCCAACAATGGCGCAATACgcagagaaaattttcaaaattttaaaaatgataaaattcaagaGGAAACCTTGGATGAGTCATGTAAGACTCCTAATATCAAAGTGGATAGTGTTGTCGATGGTTATGAAATTGGTCAAACTTTGGAGGGCAATTCTATGTCTGTGTCTAGTTCCATTAATAATTTCGTAGATACTGCATCTAGCATGTCAGCAAAATCAAGTGAAACATCTCCCAATGCATCAACATCCAACTTGATGGATTTCAATTACTCGTACAAATCTGATGCATCAAAAGATTTCGAAAACAGACTCCTGGCTGCAGAAAATCTTATAAAGGAATCAAAGCTGAAAAATTTAGGCCCATCAAGTCTTGATATAAATCTTAACTCGAGTTACAGAGATATGGACAAGTGTAACAAAGAAAGTCTTGGATCTATTTCAGAAACCAATAGTGCAGACAAGCGACGTAGTTATATTCCAAGCCTACGATTGAGATCCGGATCATTGACTAGAGACCCAACTGAAAATAAAACCCGTCGCAGCTCTTTCACTGGATCACAAGATGCGTTAGGAGCCAGAGCTCCAACTCCAGAAAGATCGATACTAAGTAAATTCTTCAAACCTGACAGGAATAAAGATAACGATACTAGAGGAAAGCATCAAAAAGCTGGTGGACAGCGTAGAATATCGAGATTTTTGCGACCTGATTTCTTTGATACACCTCGCGAAGAAAGTCAATATGTCAAAGAAAAGGAAGCACAAAAAGCTGCAGAAAATGAGCGCAGAAAGTCAAGATTTATTAAGAAGAAGAGCGAGAGTAAGGAATCGAAAGCGGACAAATCTTCAGAAGCAAAACCTCCCAAAGAACTGAAAAACGAAGCAAACTCTATCACCAAAGAACAGTCAGAGATTTCATCTAAGGATGATAGATCAGATAGAGATATTAGCTCTATCTCAGAAGACACAAGGCCAAGGTTCGAGAAACAGTCCACGAAGCACAGTTTCTTACATTCCTTGGAGAAAAAGCTTGAAAAGTTTAGATCAAGCGAAGATGCTTCAAAATCAGTGGTCAATAACGGTAAtttaattgaacaaaaaattcgaTCTTTGCGCGAGAGTTCTGCGCCGCCGAAGGAATGCCCGTGCACGGAGTCCAGTTTAATCAAACGAGCAGTTAGCGTAGAAGATTTACCACTTTATAGTGCAAACCTAAACCCGTCGAAGGGTAAAGTAAGCTCTGTACTGGGACTATTCAAGAATACTGATACAAAACCAACCTCCAACGGGCAGCGACCACAAAGCATGATATTCAgcaagttgagaaaaaatccCTACAAGGGTTCTCATTCTGACTCAACGACTGATGCAGATCTTACTGCTTCGAGTAAAATACCTACAAAAGTTGGTAAATCCGATTTGATATCGTCCAAGAAGAAATCAGAAGAAACAAAATCTATATCTAAAATGAAACCAAATAATAAGACTTCTCCTCCGAAGGAATCACCCAGAGACACCCATAAATCCGACAGACCATCTAGAAGTGTTAAAAGTTTTTCCCcagagaaaataaacaaagagCTTAAAAAGTCCAATCCTGAAAAAAGTGTTGATAAGACAAATGATTCTACAGATAAAGCAAAAACTTTGAAGACCAAGTCTCCAGAAAAACTTGCAGACAATCGATCTGAGCAACTTGAAAGAGTTGGTGATATAAATCAGGCTGCAGGTGAAATATTTCCTGTCGAACAGTCGAAAGCTATTTCGTCGGACAAAACAATGGATAATCTTGAACTTgaaggaagaagaaatgaCAAAGTTCGAAAGATTGGTACAACATCCTCCTTAGTGAAAAATGATTCTGTAAAAGGTATTGAAAAAGTTGATGACGGcgagaaaaaagcaaaaaaaactgtcaaagCTAAAGAATCCGGTGGAAAAGAATCCGGATCCGTCGATGGaactaagaaaaaaaggatTGTTAAAGTTATCAAgaaagttgtgaaaaaatcacCAGACAGCTCGGAAAGCAAGTCTGAAGCTAAGGAAAAGCCTCGTAAATTATTGAGCAAGAAAAGCACCTTGTCATCCGGTGAAGTGAACTCTGATACACAAATATCAAATGGTATTGATAATTCACGAAAAGATGACCCTAAATGTAAGTTGGAAAACAATACCAGCAAACCTGATCCATTGAAAGAATCTAAAGCTCCCGcaagtaataatgataaaaataatgaagcatTTACAGAAAATAATACACCAGAAATGTCTAACAagttaaatgaaaattcaacaaatggTGTGGAGTCAAAAACGAATAATTCGTTGTTAAACAGCATAAAagttatggaaaaaaatcaatccaaCAACATTCAGGATGTTTCACAAGCTAAATCTACAGATTCACGGTCCAATAGAAATAGTTTGAAGCTAGACTTATCAAAAATTCCACAACACACATTCAGGAGTCcacaaattttgaagaaagacTCGGTGCAAACGGAATTGCCAAAAACTAGTCCAAGTGTAGAAACGCATTTACCAAAGTTATCTCATGGCAAAGCACAATCTACCTCGCCGGAAGATGCGAAGAAGTTGATACAAAACCTGTCAAAAATAACTCATCACGCAAACATAACAGGAAACAAGATCGTCATCGATAAACCATTATGCGCAAAGGACATGGAAAAGCTTCAAAGTGACGCTGACGAGAGTAACATTGAAAGCCGTGAAAATAGCACTTCTCAATCTTCGCATGACATCAGCAAATCATTCAATTGCCCAAAACTATCTCACGATCAAAACAAAACCAATGACATTAACTTTACTACTGACGAAGTGTTGCAACCACTTCCTGACACAGTACTCAATTCAACCAGGGTTACGTGTCATCAAGAGAACGAAATTAGCAATGCAAAGAATACAAATGGATGTTCACAGGAAATAGGAATATCAAAGAAAAACTTTGAGTTAGACTTACCTGTACTGAACCCAAATCCTATTCCTCCACCAAAGGAAAGTCCAATCGAGCATCCCGAAGAGATGTTTTCCCCTACAGATGATACAGAGAGTTTTGATTCCTGGTCTATATGCTCGGCAGATATGAACCAGAGCCGGAGCGAATTACAATCGCCAACTTCACCCGCACGTTCCCCATCTTTTCGAGCAGATCAAACCGAATCAGTAGGGGATAGAATAAGACGAAGAAGTTTCTACTCGAGATTCAATgacaggaaaagaaaaacatcacTGAACGCTCCTCCGCCTGGAGTGTCTCTTCCTGTCAGCACAACACTCCCAAGAAAGTTCAGCTTTAACAGACCGCGGGAGAATGATCATGATAAACTGAATAGCTACGTATCACCGACGAAGAGATACCAGGAGAAATCTTACAACATATATAACAACGAAATTCAGCCATTTAGAAGATCGCCAATTGACAGAGACAGATATTCTGATGTGGGTACGGCATCAGTATACACCAATGATTTAAGATCACCGAAAGAACAATATGGAAGCAGTTTGAGTTCATCTTACGATCCACTGCGAAAATATACACGATCTCCAACTCTGTCCGATTCGTCAAGCATACGGAGGAAATGTTATAGTACCGACTATGGCACGGATAATAATGAAGCAACATCATACAGAAGTCCATTGTCTAGTTCCTTATTGAATGATAATTCATTAGAATCATATTCTAACAGAAATTTCAACACATTGCCAAGAAAATACGGTTCAACTGTGTCGAGTTCGGAACCGAAGACTGCTGAGTATTACGAAGAATTATTAGCTCCGAATAATTCGAATTACTTAACATCGAGGAAGACTCCAACGTCTGCAGATTCACTGAGCACTCGTGAGAACGGATACCACAACGGAAATTTAGAATCACCACAATTCAAGGCTGAAAAATGGAAGATTACTGGGACCGATGATAAGATGGCAGAACTGAATCTGACTGAAACAAATAATGGGAGGCTCGGGGACCAAATAAGGTATGGTTGATTTTCACCGTTGGACCTAACGCTTGAATGTCAACATTTAATTTTGTTCGCAGCGACAAGAGCCAGAGCGTCAACGAATCTAAGGATCTGTCGTCAACAATGTCTGAACCTCAGCCGAGTACTTCCACTAAccgagaataaaattttccttaTCCGTATTGATTCCTAAATCTTATAGGGATAATCAAACGCCAAACAAGTATTCGAGCATTTTTAAGTTAcactaatatttttcaaaacaactTGCCAGCAGACTAATAATATTTCGTTACTGATTAGATCTTCGTTTGAGTCAGACaacaatattattcaataagCGAAGAGAAACGAAATAGATGCACAGTGATGAAAGTGGGTAGAACACTAGGTAATGAGAAAACTGTAGCCTTTTTATATCAAAAATACGTAAAATTTACAACGAAAATTTGCGTTACATGATCGCTGCCTATCTACGTAATGTCGACATTAATGTTGTAATAGAAATATTATACGCAATGAAGTAAACGTAGCATTGATCTACCAATCAAATGTAGACTTTCACACATATTTAGATGGTCAATTTTTAGCACTATTTTAATCAGGTATCGTAGTTCAAGGGACTATCTGAATGTGTTTGGATAAATCTACGTTTGACAGATTTTTTCAGTATAATATACTTGCCAAGTTTGCCTGATTGTTAGTATCCCTTGATAAATTATCAAGTTTTGAGTTTCTAGTTTTAGTTTattctttcctttttatatTTCCTGTCAAATGTATACAagtcaatatttatttaaattatttatgcTTGTGATCTTGATAATTAAAGTAATGTTAACGTTTTCAATGAAAGtttattaaacaaaaaattatgagcCCTTAACGATTCGTATATAATTGTATTGCATacatgaagaaaaatgttataaTTAATTCTACGATTGATAAATTAATTCGTTTTGGCTCCAATGTTTATaggaatataaattaaaaatttggcAGCTATTGCAAAAACAGGAGTTTTTCTTGTGATTCGAAACGTTTCATTGTGATAGCAGCATAAATACCAGCATTATAATAATTGCAGTATAATGGATTTAGTTTCCAACTTGCGTCAAGATatactgcaattttttttataacatagATGTTTTTAgctaattttttctatttgttcGCCCTTAGTAAATAATGATTCGAATCTCTCAGAGTCTCTTGGTAAATATACTCTCTAATTGATGCCTATGGTAAGATTTATCAAAGAATCGACTCCCTAATAATTACCAAGGGACTTCTATGTGTCAAATAAATCATCGAACAAAAATCTGTAGCTTGATCCAATTGTAACATTAGACTGTTGGTATAACGACAGCAGTTGTCGGAGACCATAGATGTCAATTCAAACAGTCAATACTGCAGAGCCTAAGCAAATCTGTATTATCAGCGCGTAGTTATTAcgctgaatatttttacaacaatcATTCGAGCCAGTAATTGCAGATGAAGAGAGTCGGTCAAGCTATTATTAGCATACTTGCAACCGCTCTCCGACTGGTTCATAGTCTTCTGCATGTTATGTACGTGTTTTCTAtcgatatacatatttt is a window of Neodiprion pinetum isolate iyNeoPine1 chromosome 4, iyNeoPine1.2, whole genome shotgun sequence DNA encoding:
- the Nuak1 gene encoding uncharacterized protein Nuak1 isoform X1, translated to MVVGEASIHNIMGGMESTGGVRLHNHKRKLKQRFDIIKKLGQGTYGKVQLGINKETGQEVAIKTIKKCKIETEADLIRIRREIQIMSSVQHPNIIHIYEVFENREKMVLVMEYAAGGELYDYLSERKVLSEHEARRIFRQISTAVYYCHKHKICHRDLKLENILLDQIGNAKIADFGLSNVFDEQRLLSTFCGSPLYASPEIVKGTPYHGPEVDCWSLGVLLYTLVYGAMPFDGSNFKRLVKQISQSDYFEPKKPSPASPLIKDMLTVCPTRRADVEKICTHWWVNEGYEQNCLDIAEDLAAQTPVRLDLLLSLVPQSASADKLVVGDQQATGDATGNMSTETLVPTRCHSVGSLMELDQNNSDRRIREMVDEEPRAATTGDAKRKLETTPSMDETAAAGVKRKERSRRKERTEEREPRQYRSGTRHYSAPIPNPIEEAMEVDPSALVTVPTSKTVDINQLEGAAACLELIEESKEKALSHERSKTPVVPTQEAEETIGKKLSDEKVELKVQTAVKQDVDSETVDIHEEETDAKSIQKTVQSSPDDKPVVTSNETNEKLSQDSQIENTKSEVLTKGITAATEAENNDVVLKSEESSSEAVVKSEEVSKDEKKPVKKLKEKSLSLDSDVVNDTSEVPARPVERRRSKIFETAEKFNQLAATTESDKPKKIFIPGVNVGGAKRAFERKASLSSITPPQTTKHSASKVIIEVPAVARDDKIPEKISNTPSTENNNNKADKCLQSKLEEEKKRAVDIITGAIGKPPVMKKTNGSPPTSPQNHSANKLGLKVQVGPNDLRNATVSVSTPVETKFPFESKPVLQAEAVPGAVESSNMSGSVPDEPKKSSKMEITLKSATLPRPRKTSKAEITLAGVKSADNTAFKSEVEAKIDAFHPQKLRTQRSEVAFPVAAAVPQANRSSSLEPENRMKNIPKERIIPIQVESGRQLPQQGPSTPPSKPPMPQRSMSQRSGSLSRQSTADSDTDSALGSTTGPEPIRKSPREYIIPIAVEGGGYVTPRSGSLEPESKASTPTSTSAPRSRFGRPRRMSSLLSDASEDESPFSTLHRDNDDILQRHMHRLRSSRPSRKAPEHADSLSSGEDDDDDGFELLTAENLFSTLLSRVRSLTQRLNVDDNRSTGFPSSRLLGRLGSNSPQGFWGVHEPLSSYQSYTETRTVITRLSESQFRRSLSRDTDRFGRKEPSNPGTPNSPGPRNTPSRESIFEMGSNTLPRDKNQHENTDAEVSQIRKQAQETLEQNFTPSLARRLSRHFIEQTRQSLPRSPSIPREKNYQSPTQKMMNSLEGSDIESQNPSSTTSDQTEYRGKSAERNIKRSNSLLVSRDLADKLDYRSPRRSVSLFEDDDKSLPPLPRHVMTLGRKYRDSGKPNNGAIRRENFQNFKNDKIQEETLDESCKTPNIKVDSVVDGYEIGQTLEGNSMSVSSSINNFVDTASSMSAKSSETSPNASTSNLMDFNYSYKSDASKDFENRLLAAENLIKESKLKNLGPSSLDINLNSSYRDMDKCNKESLGSISETNSADKRRSYIPSLRLRSGSLTRDPTENKTRRSSFTGSQDALGARAPTPERSILSKFFKPDRNKDNDTRGKHQKAGGQRRISRFLRPDFFDTPREESQYVKEKEAQKAAENERRKSRFIKKKSESKESKADKSSEAKPPKELKNEANSITKEQSEISSKDDRSDRDISSISEDTRPRFEKQSTKHSFLHSLEKKLEKFRSSEDASKSVVNNGNLIEQKIRSLRESSAPPKECPCTESSLIKRAVSVEDLPLYSANLNPSKGKVSSVLGLFKNTDTKPTSNGQRPQSMIFSKLRKNPYKGSHSDSTTDADLTASSKIPTKVGKSDLISSKKKSEETKSISKMKPNNKTSPPKESPRDTHKSDRPSRSVKSFSPEKINKELKKSNPEKSVDKTNDSTDKAKTLKTKSPEKLADNRSEQLERVGDINQAAGEIFPVEQSKAISSDKTMDNLELEGRRNDKVRKIGTTSSLVKNDSVKGIEKVDDGEKKAKKTVKAKESGGKESGSVDGTKKKRIVKVIKKVVKKSPDSSESKSEAKEKPRKLLSKKSTLSSGEVNSDTQISNGIDNSRKDDPKCKLENNTSKPDPLKESKAPASNNDKNNEAFTENNTPEMSNKLNENSTNGVESKTNNSLLNSIKVMEKNQSNNIQDVSQAKSTDSRSNRNSLKLDLSKIPQHTFRSPQILKKDSVQTELPKTSPSVETHLPKLSHGKAQSTSPEDAKKLIQNLSKITHHANITGNKIVIDKPLCAKDMEKLQSDADESNIESRENSTSQSSHDISKSFNCPKLSHDQNKTNDINFTTDEVLQPLPDTVLNSTRVTCHQENEISNAKNTNGCSQEIGISKKNFELDLPVLNPNPIPPPKESPIEHPEEMFSPTDDTESFDSWSICSADMNQSRSELQSPTSPARSPSFRADQTESVGDRIRRRSFYSRFNDRKRKTSLNAPPPGVSLPVSTTLPRKFSFNRPRENDHDKLNSYVSPTKRYQEKSYNIYNNEIQPFRRSPIDRDRYSDVGTASVYTNDLRSPKEQYGSSLSSSYDPLRKYTRSPTLSDSSSIRRKCYSTDYGTDNNEATSYRSPLSSSLLNDNSLESYSNRNFNTLPRKYGSTVSSSEPKTAEYYEELLAPNNSNYLTSRKTPTSADSLSTRENGYHNGNLESPQFKAEKWKITGTDDKMAELNLTETNNGRLGDQISDKSQSVNESKDLSSTMSEPQPSTSTNRE
- the Nuak1 gene encoding uncharacterized protein Nuak1 isoform X2 translates to MVVGEASIHNIMGGMESTGGVRLHNHKRKLKQRFDIIKKLGQGTYGKVQLGINKETGQEVAIKTIKKCKIETEADLIRIRREIQIMSSVQHPNIIHIYEVFENREKMVLVMEYAAGGELYDYLSERKVLSEHEARRIFRQISTAVYYCHKHKICHRDLKLENILLDQIGNAKIADFGLSNVFDEQRLLSTFCGSPLYASPEIVKGTPYHGPEVDCWSLGVLLYTLVYGAMPFDGSNFKRLVKQISQSDYFEPKKPSPASPLIKDMLTVCPTRRADVEKICTHWWVNEGYEQNCLDIAEDLAAQTPVRLDLLLSLVPQSASADKLVVGDQQATGDATGNMSTETLVPTRCHSVGSLMELDQNNSDRRIREMVDEEPRAATTGDAKRKLETTPSMDETAAAGVKRKERSRRKERTEEREPRQYRSGTRHYSAPIPNPIEEAMEVDPSALVTVPTSKTVDINQLEGAAACLELIEESKEKALSHERSKTPVVPTQEAEETIGKKLSDEKVELKVQTAVKQDVDSETVDIHEEETDAKSIQKTVQSSPDDKPVVTSNETNEKLSQDSQIENTKSEVLTKGITAATEAENNDVVLKSEESSSEAVVKSEEVSKDEKKPVKKLKEKSLSLDSDVVNDTSEVPARPVERRRSKIFETAEKFNQLAATTESDKPKKIFIPGVNVGGAKRAFERKASLSSITPPQTTKHSASKVIIEVPAVARDDKIPEKISNTPSTENNNNKADKCLQSKLEEEKKRAVDIITGAIGKPPVMKKTNGSPPTSPQNHSANKLGLKVQVGPNDLRNATVSVSTPVETKFPFESKPVLQAEAVPGAVESSNMSGSVPDEPKKSSKMEITLKSATLPRPRKTSKAEITLAGVKSADNTAFKSEVEAKIDAFHPQKLRTQRSEVAFPVAAAVPQANRSSSLEPENRMKNIPKERIIPIQVESGRQLPQQGPSTPPSKPPMPQRSMSQRSGSLSRQSTADSDTDSALGSTTGPEPIRKSPREYIIPIAVEGGGYVTPRSGSLEPESKASTPTSTSAPRSRFGRPRRMSSLLSDASEDESPFSTLHRDNDDILQRHMHRLRSSRPSRKAPEHADSLSSGEDDDDDGFELLTAENLFSTLLSRVRSLTQRLNVDDNRSTGFPSSRLLGRLGSNSPQGFWGVHEPLSRRLSESQFRRSLSRDTDRFGRKEPSNPGTPNSPGPRNTPSRESIFEMGSNTLPRDKNQHENTDAEVSQIRKQAQETLEQNFTPSLARRLSRHFIEQTRQSLPRSPSIPREKNYQSPTQKMMNSLEGSDIESQNPSSTTSDQTEYRGKSAERNIKRSNSLLVSRDLADKLDYRSPRRSVSLFEDDDKSLPPLPRHVMTLGRKYRDSGKPNNGAIRRENFQNFKNDKIQEETLDESCKTPNIKVDSVVDGYEIGQTLEGNSMSVSSSINNFVDTASSMSAKSSETSPNASTSNLMDFNYSYKSDASKDFENRLLAAENLIKESKLKNLGPSSLDINLNSSYRDMDKCNKESLGSISETNSADKRRSYIPSLRLRSGSLTRDPTENKTRRSSFTGSQDALGARAPTPERSILSKFFKPDRNKDNDTRGKHQKAGGQRRISRFLRPDFFDTPREESQYVKEKEAQKAAENERRKSRFIKKKSESKESKADKSSEAKPPKELKNEANSITKEQSEISSKDDRSDRDISSISEDTRPRFEKQSTKHSFLHSLEKKLEKFRSSEDASKSVVNNGNLIEQKIRSLRESSAPPKECPCTESSLIKRAVSVEDLPLYSANLNPSKGKVSSVLGLFKNTDTKPTSNGQRPQSMIFSKLRKNPYKGSHSDSTTDADLTASSKIPTKVGKSDLISSKKKSEETKSISKMKPNNKTSPPKESPRDTHKSDRPSRSVKSFSPEKINKELKKSNPEKSVDKTNDSTDKAKTLKTKSPEKLADNRSEQLERVGDINQAAGEIFPVEQSKAISSDKTMDNLELEGRRNDKVRKIGTTSSLVKNDSVKGIEKVDDGEKKAKKTVKAKESGGKESGSVDGTKKKRIVKVIKKVVKKSPDSSESKSEAKEKPRKLLSKKSTLSSGEVNSDTQISNGIDNSRKDDPKCKLENNTSKPDPLKESKAPASNNDKNNEAFTENNTPEMSNKLNENSTNGVESKTNNSLLNSIKVMEKNQSNNIQDVSQAKSTDSRSNRNSLKLDLSKIPQHTFRSPQILKKDSVQTELPKTSPSVETHLPKLSHGKAQSTSPEDAKKLIQNLSKITHHANITGNKIVIDKPLCAKDMEKLQSDADESNIESRENSTSQSSHDISKSFNCPKLSHDQNKTNDINFTTDEVLQPLPDTVLNSTRVTCHQENEISNAKNTNGCSQEIGISKKNFELDLPVLNPNPIPPPKESPIEHPEEMFSPTDDTESFDSWSICSADMNQSRSELQSPTSPARSPSFRADQTESVGDRIRRRSFYSRFNDRKRKTSLNAPPPGVSLPVSTTLPRKFSFNRPRENDHDKLNSYVSPTKRYQEKSYNIYNNEIQPFRRSPIDRDRYSDVGTASVYTNDLRSPKEQYGSSLSSSYDPLRKYTRSPTLSDSSSIRRKCYSTDYGTDNNEATSYRSPLSSSLLNDNSLESYSNRNFNTLPRKYGSTVSSSEPKTAEYYEELLAPNNSNYLTSRKTPTSADSLSTRENGYHNGNLESPQFKAEKWKITGTDDKMAELNLTETNNGRLGDQISDKSQSVNESKDLSSTMSEPQPSTSTNRE